From the genome of Fulvia fulva chromosome 12, complete sequence:
CCGAACATCCTTGCAAAGCCACATCTTTCCCCTTTCAGCGTCATGCATGAAACAGCATCCTCCATCGACATCAGAATCCAAGTATCGTTCAGTCGACGAGGAAAGTGCCCATCCCGCAACAATGCCACTGACCCGCTGTACACGAGGAGAACGATACTGTTTTGCTGGTCTCCATAAGCCGTGATCAACATCATCCAGCAGGCGGAAGGTGCTCAGGGCACTCTGCACGTCATAATCGCTGTTGTCGTTGATCAGTGCTTCCCGTGACCCTCCATTCAGCAGCCTTCGCGGCATCGACTTGCCTCTCAAGACCAACATGATCGAACTGGGCCTTCAGCGCATCTCGCGTCTCTTGAGCAAAGCACCTTTACCATGGAAGGCGGTCCATGTCGCCGGCACCAATGGCAAAGGCTCTGTCTGTACATACGTCTCTGACATGCTCAATACATACAACCGATCCAAGTGGCGACAACGAAGCGGTCATGCTATGCTTCGTCACGGCAGGTTTACCAGCCCCCACCTTATCAACAGATGGGACTGCATCAGCCTGAGCAACGAAGATGAGATGAAGACTGTGCCCAAGGCCTTGTTCCATGACGTCGAGGAGAGTGTTCAGAGTATCAACAAACAGCACCACATCGAGGCCAGCGAGTTTGAACTCCTCACAGCGACCGCCTTTACCATCTTCACCAGAAGCAGTCTCGACTTGGCGGTAGTAGAGACCGGCATGGGCGGCAGACTTGATGCGACCAACATCCTTGGACAGATATCAACCGACCACGTCAACAGAGAAGGCATCGACATGGCCACGTTCCGACCACGTCCTTTGGTCACAGCCATCACCAAGATTGGACTGGATCATCAAGCATTCCTCGGCGACACCATCGAAGCCATTGCCCGAGAGAAAGCTGGCATCATGAAACCTGGCGTGCCGGTGTTGTACGACAGAACGAACCAGCCCTCTGTGCGACAAGTGCTGAAAGAGAGCGCCCAGGCTATGGGCTTCTCACGTGCCATGCTGGATGCTTACGATCCTCCGGGTAACGACGCCCCGTTACAGAATCTTGGACCAGGCCAAGAACCTATGCACGTCGCCACGAACGGCCAACTTGCTTTCGAAGCTACAATGTATGCATTGATCTCCCTAGGCAGGATAAGTCCGTCTGCGAACCCTACGCCCGAAGATCAAGCTGCGCATACAGAGCTCATGCAGGACTTGAGCAAGGCCTACCGGCAAACGCGCGTTCCAGGGCGTCTTGAAAGGATCAACATTGAGGTGTCCTCCGGCTCGTCAAAGGAGATTCTGCTTGATGGCGCCCACAATGCGCAGTCAGCGGGAGTGCTCGGTCAATACGTAGACGCACAAAGGAAGGCAGCACAGCCAGTCACGTGGCTTCTGGCAGCATCAGATACCAAAGACGTTAAGGAAATGCTGCAGCAACTTCTCCAGCCAGGCGACAAGGTGTGTGCCGTCGAATTTGGCCCCGTCGATGGTATGCCGTGGGTCAAGCCGATGGCAGTAGCACAGATCACCGCAGCAGCAAAGCAAGTGGTGCCTGAGCTTCAGCACGCTCAAGAATGCGGCACTGATGTTCGTGGGGCTTTGCAGTCTGCCATTGCCGCTGCTGGTGATGATGGACTCGTTGTTGCGGCAGGGAGTCTGTACCTCGTTGGCGACATCCACCGTCTCCAGGCTGGCGACCATGATTG
Proteins encoded in this window:
- a CDS encoding putative dihydrofolate synthetase codes for the protein MIELGLQRISRLLSKAPLPWKAVHVAGTNGKGSVCTYVSDMLNTYNRSKWRQRSGHAMLRHGRFTSPHLINRWDCISLSNEDEMKTVPKALFHDVEESVQSINKQHHIEASEFELLTATAFTIFTRSSLDLAVVETGMGGRLDATNILGQISTDHVNREGIDMATFRPRPLVTAITKIGLDHQAFLGDTIEAIAREKAGIMKPGVPVLYDRTNQPSVRQVLKESAQAMGFSRAMLDAYDPPGNDAPLQNLGPGQEPMHVATNGQLAFEATMYALISLGRISPSANPTPEDQAAHTELMQDLSKAYRQTRVPGRLERINIEVSSGSSKEILLDGAHNAQSAGVLGQYVDAQRKAAQPVTWLLAASDTKDVKEMLQQLLQPGDKVCAVEFGPVDGMPWVKPMAVAQITAAAKQVVPELQHAQECGTDVRGALQSAIAAAGDDGLVVAAGSLYLVGDIHRLQAGDHD